A stretch of Numenius arquata chromosome 11, bNumArq3.hap1.1, whole genome shotgun sequence DNA encodes these proteins:
- the FBXO22 gene encoding F-box only protein 22, with protein sequence MEATGKAGFVLGNLAEVVERVLGFLPTKALLRAACVCRLWRECARRTLRARQRVAWVSALEAGPADSHALVRALARELEKVQVLPQTVLYIADAETFSGHEECHEQKKARKRNSKETAIALEKLLPKRCQVLGLVTPGVVVTPMGSSSNQPQEIEDGEAGFALLFPKIDGVKIHTFHFSKDSKNRVFDESKFAEAGLKNNPDLRVVLLFGYNSWKSGATRFLHQIVNPLNEKSIILAGGQVESFTSLTSENSSAQPGDACGVVGLAFSGPQIQSATVLLDQDVADERTAEAAMQRLKAANIPEHNTIGFMFACVGRGYRHYKTKRNMEADAFRKFFPNVPLFGFFGHGEIGCDRIVTGNFVLRECNDIKDDLLHGYTTVMTLIHLGSTKANQV encoded by the exons atgGAGGCCACCGGTAAGGCCGGTTTCGTTCTCGGCAATCTGGCTGAGGTGGTGGAGCGCGTCCTCGGCTTCCTGCCCACGAAGGCGCTGCTGCGCGCCGCCTG CGTGTGTCGGCTGTGGAGGGAGTGCGCCCGGCGGACCCTGCGGGCGCGGCAACGCGTCGCTTGGGTGTCGGCGCTGGAGGCGGGGCCGGCCGACAGCCACGCGCTGGTGCGCGCGCTGGCCCGCGAGCTGGAG AAGGTGCAGGTGCTGCCGCAGACCGTGCTCTACATCGCGGACGCGGAGACGTTCAGCGGGCACGAGGAGTGTCACGAGCAAAAGAAAG ccaggaaaagaaacagtaaagaaaCAGCAATTGCGCTTGAAAAATTGTTGCCGAAGCGATGTCAGGTTCTCGGACTGGTCACCCCAGGGGTTGTAG TTACCCCTATGGGTTCAAGCAGCAATCAGCCTCAAGAAATTGAAGACGGTGAAGCTGGGTTTGCTCTGTTGTTTCCCAAAATCGATGGGGTGAAGATTCATACTTTCCATTTTTCAAAGGACTCAAAGAACAGGGTCTTTGATGAAAGTAAATTTGCTGAAGCAG GTCTGAAGAATAACCCAGATCTCCGGGTGGTTCTTCTATTTGGCTACAACTCCTGGAAGTCTGGAGCGACTCGATTTCTTCATCAAATAGTCAATCCTTTGAATGAGAAAAGCATCATCCTGGCTGGGGGACAAGTGGAGAGCTTTACGTCACTGACCTCTGAGAA TAGCAGTGCCCAGCCCGGCGATGCCTGCGGCGTGGTTGGGCTGGCTTTCAGCGGCCCCCAGATCCAGAGTGCCACTGTTCTGTTAGACCAGGACGTAGCTGATGAGAGGACAGCAGAAGCCGCCATGCAGCGTCTCAAAGCAGCAAACATCCCCGAGCATAACACCATTGGCTTCATGTTCGCCTGTGTTGGCAGAGGATATCGGCATTATAAAACCAAAAGGAATATGGAAGCAGATGCATTTCGGAAGTTTTTTCCAAACGTTCCCCTCTTTGGCTTTTTTGGACATGGAGAAATAGGATGTGATCGAATAGTTACTGGGAATTTCGTATTAAGAGAATGTAACGACATAAAGGATGACCTGCTTCACGGTTATACTACCGTTATGACTCTTATTCATCTTGGTTCAACTAAAGCAAACCAagtgtaa